TACCCTCCAGCAAGCTAGATTGCGTCCGAGGAAGAGCTCGATTGATTTCATCCACCAACAGAATCTGACTAAAGATAGGACCCCCTCGAAAGGAAAACTCCGACGTTTTAGGATTATAAATAGAAAGACCAATCACATCCGATGGAAGCAAGTCTGGGGTACATTGAATTCTCGAAAAGGAACAATCTAGCACTCTAGCAAACGCCTTCACCAGGGTAGTTTTCCCCATACCTGGGAGATCCTCCACTAGAATATGACCTTCAGAAAGCAGCGTGGTTATCAGAAGCTTCATCTCTTTCTGACGACCCATTACCACCTTCGATATCTCGCGAGCAACTTGTTGTAAAATGGAGCCGGAAACGGTATTCAAAGACAAAATCCTCTCGTATTAAATTTAAGCTTATCTATTATCTTAGCATATCAAGTCCTATTTCCTGAGAAGAAAAAAGTGAACCGTCATGGCATGACAACGTGTATTCGCTACATTTATTCGTTCTAGACCTGATGAAAAATATTCAAAATCAGTTTCCAGACAGATAAAAAACCACCGAAAACTAAATTCGGTGGTAGCCGTACTTTCTATAACCCTATTATTTATATAGATCCACAAGCTTGTCGAGCAACAATCTGGAATACCCCTCGTCTGCCTGAAGAATTTCAATAGCTTCCATTGTCGTTTTCGCTTTGCTATAAGAACGATGATTGGTCATAGCATCGAAACTGTCTGCGATGGCCACAATTTGAGCTTGCACAGGAATGTGTTCCCCATTAATACCAAATGGATATCCCAATCCATTCATCCGTTCGTGATGGAATAACACCGTATACAAAATCTCTGTTTGAGCCTTAAAATCACTTCGTAAAATTTCAAATCCGTATACCGTATGCTGTTGGATGAGACTCCATTCCTCATTCGTTAACTTTCCAGGTTTCGATAGAATCTCGGTATTAATCTTCAGCTTGCCGATATCATGAAGGAGACCTCCATAATACACCATCTGCTGTTCCATCTTGGAATGTTCACAGGCTTGAGAAATTCGAAGAGATAATTCCGCCACCCGATAGGAATGTAGATAGGTATCCAGATCATGCTGCTTTAATTGCTCAACCAGATTTAACATTTTACTTCTCCTCTGTTTCAAAGACAAAAAAATACCTTCTTAAGGCTAGAATCATGCGATTAAAATTGCAATCCCTACTTTTGACCCGTTGCCTTGCGTCGTTCCTACCTTTAGGTTAGGTAAACCGTTTTCATAGTTTATAAGATGGCAAACTGTAAAAAACTGTAGTATTTTGTAGAAATTATAACTCATATAGTACTTTTGATGCAATCCTTTAGTAACAAAATATCTAACTTCGTTATATCAATAGGGTTAATAGATACTAAATAACTTTGGAGTTCGGTAATATCCGAATGGCAATAAGGACAGATCCATACATCATCTGTGCTTCCAAAGGATAACGATTCACAATGATAACATGTTTTTTGAAGCATAGCCGTTGAACTCCTTCTTATAGGATATGTTTATCTTATCGTATTTTTCGGGGAGGCTAGCTTAAGTTTTGATAAAGTTTTGACTGAGTTTTAAAAAATAACATGTGACAAATTGGGTAAATATCCCTATAATCTTTCAATGTACGAATTTCCATTGGAGGTAATTCATGGCGAATAGACTTTATTATTTGGATTATTTAAGGGTGTTTTTAACCTTCCTTGTGATTTTGCATCATACGGCTATCGCTTATGGGGCAGGGGGTTCATGGATTTATGTAGATGTGGATCAATCTGAGTTAACAATTACGAGTATTCTTCTGACACTATTTACTGCCGTTAATCAATCTTTTTTTATGGGGCTCTTCTTTTTTCTATCTGGCTACTTTACCCCAGGTGCTTTTGATCGAAAAGGGGCAAAAATGTTTCTCAAGGAGCGTTTCATACGTTTAGGTATCCCCCTTCTTTTCTATGTTTTCTTTCTTGGGCCTGTCATCTACTATATCGCTCATTATCGGTATCAGTTTACTTTACTAGAGTATTACCAAAGTCATATTTTAACCTTTAGACAAATTCATATCGGACCTTTATGGTTTGTGGAAGCCCTTCTGATTTTTTGTTTCATCTATAGCTTACTAAGATGGCTGTCGGCACCAAGATCAACACGCGTGTTACCTTCCCCCGCAATGAAGACTCTACTTTTCTTCGCCATTGGAATGGGGTTGACCGCTTTTCTAGTTCGCTTTATTTTTCCGGTAGGGACGGGTGTGCTGGGACTTCAATTTGGATACTTCCCTTCTTATATTGTTCTATTTACGGCTGGGATCTTGGCTTATCGTGGGCAATGGTTGAATCATCTAACTCCAAGCCTTGTGAAGACCTGGTGGAGAATATCCCTTGTCTCCATTCCCCTGTTGCCAATCGTATTTATTCTCACTGGTGCACTAGAGGGAAACCTGATGTTTGAAGGCGGTGCGAATGTACAATCGTTCTTTTATGCGATCTGGGAACCTTTTGTTGCCTTCGGAATCATCCTTTGGCTCCTTCAGTATTTTAATCGAGCGTGGAATCAGCCTACTCCCTTTCGCACCTTACTAGGTCAATTAGCCTACACCGTCTTCATTATTCATCCAGCTGTTGTTGTTGGATTTAGCCTGTTGCTGACTGGTGTAGATCTATTACCACTAATGAAATTCGTTTTAGTGGGATTCTTTTCTACGGTCACTTGCTTTATCATCGCTAGTATCTTAATCAAACTTCCCTATGCCAAAAAGATCCTTTAAATAAAATATGGGAGCAGTATAAGAAACTGCTCCCAGCTTAATTCACCTTAAGTTATGTATAGTTTCATTTTCATCCCTTCATGAGTCGCCTTAAAACCTAATCTCTCATAAAAATGGAGGGCATTCTCTCTCTTTTTATCCGTAGTAAGCTGCAATAGATGACATCCCCGTTCCTTCGCCCGCTCAATAACCCAACGGATCAATTGACTTCCGACTCCTTTACCACGGACAGATGTCGCCGTTCGAACTCCTTCAATCGTTGCCCTCCATCCCCCTTGATGGGTAAGATAAGGGATAAAAGTAATTTGCAACACCCCCACCACTTCTTCCCCGATGCACGCTACAACCAATTCATTATTCGGGTCAGAATCAATAGAATGGAAAGCCTTTCGGTATGTTTCTGGCAATGGTTGTTCATAGCGCTCTCTTGTCTTGCCCAGCTCATCGTCAGCAAGCATATACACAATTTGATCTAAATCTTCTTCGGTCGCCATCCTCATCAAAACTGCATGTGTATCCATATTACCCACCCTCTCGTCCCACTTAGCGAAACTAGGTTTCGTTTAATTAATTTCATTATATCACAAAAACCTTCTTACAAAATCAGTATGAAGGACGATTGAGATTAAGCGCCTCTTATTTTATCAGTCCCAGATGCGCAAGCCCGAAAGCTACCCCACCTTGATCCACCGATTTGGTGATATAGTTAGCTTGAGCTTTCAACTCCTCATGTGCATTACCCATGGCTACACCCATCCCAACGTAAGACAGCATCTCAAGATCGTTCAATCCATCCCCGAAGGCGACCGCCTGAGAACGGTCTAAACCTAGGTGGTCTAATAAGACCTCAATTCCTTTCGCTTTTGAACTTCCCAGTGGGATCCCATCCATCGAAAACTCGTGCCAACGCACAAAACGAAACGCGTCTAAAGACTGATACAGATGGGCCTCCTCTTCCGTACAATAAACCAAGGCCTGGTACATATCATATTCCCTCCAGGCGTTGGGTTCATATGCTGGAGACGGGAATCGTAAGTCTTCAAAACACTCTAGTATTCTTGGGTGGTGATCCTGATTGGCGAAGGACCCTTCCAACGCAAAGTAGGATAAAGCATGTCCATGCTTCGAGGCTTGTTCTTCCAACTTTGCAAGATCTGCTTTTTCAAAGATATGTCTTCGAATAATCTGACCTTGATGGATAACTAGAGAACCATTGATACATACAAAGGTATCTATCTCTAGTTTCTTTGCAATCTCTTTAAACATGTAGGGAGGTCGACCCGTCGCAATGGCTACTTGAGTCCCGTTTTCCTTTAGTTTCCTTATCGCTTCCATAGTATCTTGTGGAATTTCCTTCTCCGAATTAATTAGAGTAAAATCGATATCAAAAAACACAATTTCATAAGGCATGGTTTACCTCCATCACTTGCTAGTTGTATATTGTCAATATATCATTATACCCTTTAAATCGTTGACAACTCTTGAATATTAAGATATCCTTACCAAGTTAAGTAAATACCTTTGCTAGGTGAGGCTCCTGTGCCGGAGATATGCTGCTGCCCAGAAACGTCCAAAGACGCCAATGGGTCAACAGAAACCATCGAATTAAGGTGGTTTTTAATGTAGCTGGATGATGTTCCTATGCCGCACAGTGCTAAAGCTCTGCGAATGAGGGGATTATATTTTATTTTTTCTATGGAATTTAACACCTTCATTCATTGAAGGTGTTTTTTACATTTCTAGGGGGTGGTAAAAGTGGATTATGGTCCTGAACCTGTTTGTCGGTTAACATTCGCTAAATTAAAGAAAAATAAGGAAGGACGTCCATTTCTACCGATTCACTGGAGGAAGTAATGACTCCTTCTTTAGCGAGAACACGTTCACGTGATACAGAGGAAGAGGGTGAAAAGCATGGTAACAGACTTAACTCCAAATGAAATCACGATTCAAGTGATTAAATACTTAAAAGAAGCCAAAGTTAGTGATCTACAAGTTCTATTAGATGAGCTGCATCCGTACGATATTGCCCAGATTTACGATACTCTCCCTGACAAACATCGAGTTCGTTTTTTAGCACACCTCGACACGACCCAGCTGGCGCATATGCTTGAAGAATTAGAAAAAGAGCAGCAACACCATGTTCTCGGTAAATTAGGGGTGGAAAAATCATTTAAAGTCTTAGATGAGATGGATAATGATGATTTAGCCGTTCTTCTTGAGGAACTCTCCCCAGAGAAGAAGCAAGCTTTCCTTTCTGGAATGAAGCAAGAAGAATCCCAAGCTGTTCAAAATTTGATGAGATATGCTCCGGAAACCGCAGGTCGGTTGATGACCAACCGATTTGTATGGGTTTCTCATCACTACTCCGTTCGTAATGTTGTAGAAAAATTGAAAGAGTTCGCTGAAATCGCAGAGACGATCAATTATCTCTATGTCATTGACGATAAAAAGAAGTTGGTCGGCGTGGTTTCATATCGGGATCTCATCCTCGCCGAGGCGCATGAACAGATTAAGAACATTATGTTTGAACGGGTCATCTCGGTGACCGTCGATACGGATCAAGAACAAGCTGCTCGCCTTATCCAACAATATGATTTCTTAGCCGTTCCTGTGGTTGACCAAGATCGTGTCTTGGTCGGAATTGTCACCGTTGATGATATTATCGATGTTGTTATAAAAGAAGCAACCGAAGATATAGAAAAGCTATCGGCATCAGGGAAAAACATTGATTTCGATACGAAGGCCACTGTCGCCGCCTCTCGCCGCTTACCTTGGCTGGTCTTACTCTTATTCCTTGGACTGATAGCCGGAACGATCATTAGCACCTTTGAGGAAACCCTTGAAACTGTCGTCGCTCTCGCCTTCTTCATTCCGATGATTGCGGGGATGACAGGGAACACAGGGACCCAGTCCCTAGCGGTAGTGGTTAGAGGACTCATTACACGCGATATTAATCGAAGAGTCGTGATGAAACTCATCCTGCGCGAACTGGCTGTAGGTATCATTATTGGGGTTACCTGTGGGGTCCTCATCTCCATCATCGCCTTAGTTTGGCAAGGAAATGCGGTACTCGGGCTGGTTGTGGGCAGCACCCTTCTCGTCACCTTAATTATCGGAACCCTAGCTGGAACCATTATTCCACTTATTTTGTTCCGATTCAAAGTAGATCCAGCGGTAGCCTCAGGACCACTCATTACGACCTTAAATGATGTATTATCCCTGTTGATTTATTTCGGAATCGCTACCGTCTTTATCGCGCGGTTAATGTAGGCGATGGTTGGGACGGTCTCAATATCGATCGGCGGGTTTGATACCCTCAAATCCGTCCAACCCCATTTTCGGGGCATCATTCGGCGCTTTTGACACCCTCAAATCCATCCAACCCCATTTTCGGGGCATCAATCGAACTCTTTGACACCCTCAAATCCGTCCAGCCCCATTCTCGGGGCTCCAATCGGACTCTTTGACACCCTCAAATCCATCCAGCCCCATTTTCGGGGTATCAATCAGACTCTTTGACACCCTCAAATCCATCCAGCCCCATTTTCGGGGTATCAATCAGACTCTTTGACACCCTCAAATCCATCCAGCCCCATTTTCGGGGTATCAATCAGACTCTTTGACACCCTCAAATCCATCCAGCCCCATTTTCGGGGTATCAATCAGACTCTTTGACACCCTGAAATTGGGCCGACCGCGTTTTCGAGACCTTGGATCCATCACGATAACTTAAAGGGTGTCCTTGTAGGTCGCTTTTCACCGACCTACAAGGACACCCTCAGTTATGTAATCACTATACCTTTTTCACAAATTGGGATTTCAGCTTCATCGCCCCAAAACCGTCAATCTTGCAATCAATATCATGATCGCCGTCAACCAAACGAATATTCTTCACCCTTGTTCCTATTTTGATGACGGATGAGCTTCCTCTTACCTTTAAATCTTTGATGACGGTTACGGTGTCCCCATCCTGGAGGACATTTCCATTCGCATCCTTGATTATTCTTCCTTCTTCACTCGATTCAGCTGCTGCACCTGGCATCCATTCATGACCGCACTCCGGACAAACAAGAAGACTTCCATTATCATAAGTGTACGCTGAGTTACATACCGGACAATTAGGCAATTCTGACATGATACTTTCCTCCATTTATGGGCTTTTCTTCTAACTATACCCCTAATCTAAACTTTTTGCACCCTAACCTCTACTTCCTTAAATGGCGTAACGCCTCCAAAAGCAAAGCGAATCCAAACACCACAACCGATAGAAAACCGACTAGTAAAAGAAACGTCATAATCAAGCTAGTGAAGCTCTCAAAGAGTCCCTCAAAACGAGAGGAATACCCATATAAAAATATAAAAGCCATTCCAACTAACACGCCCAAAAGCAAGCTAATTCTTCGATCCACATCGATCCCCTCCCTCTTTTCTAAAAAAACGCAGTTCTTCCTGCAATCTCATTACGGTATATTTTCCGGTTAACGCCCCCGTCACCGTCAACCGGTTATCACCAATCCAAACCTACCTCTGCACCTTCGGTATTCCGTATAGAGTCTTATACCAATACCGCGAGATCACTCCTAATCCGACAAGGCAAAAAAACATACTATAAACAAAATAAACTCCCGAAAACTCTCCTTGATACAGATCATTAACCATAAGAAGCAACCAATAGAAGGGATTAAACAAAGCTAATTGATGCATCCACCCCTCCATGAATAATCCCAGAGCAGGTATTCCCATTAATCCTACAAAAACGACGGGTTTGAGGATCGCTAAGGCTTGAGATTCGTTCGTTGCATAGAAGGCCAAAATGAGTCCAAGCACGATTCCTAAACTAACTCCGGAAGCTAAGATGAAGACCAGAGGCAAGACCTTCAGAGGAACATTCAAGATCCATCCACAAAGAAGAAAGTCAACACCGACAATCCCCGCTGTGATCGTTACTTTGGCTAAAAGAGGAATCAGTGGATGAGCAGGCTGCGTCTTCTGCAATTCTGTAGTAAACCGTTCTCTTTCCTCTACCAACTTGAATAACAGCACCATCGCTCCCACCATAAACGTCCCATAAAGGTTAAAAGCAAAAACCTTATTAAACAATCTCTGTCTATCGGCTCCAACATCCACTACTTTCTCTCCTTGAAGGAGACTTTTCATCTTTTCAACGTCTTCGACCGCTTCACGTCCATCAACAACCAATTCTCCATCCTTTATACCGATCTTATGGTCGAGGTCGAAAACCCATCTTCTCATCTGTTCGTCGTCCCTTGCCACCATCACCTCTAGACCCTTCAATCCATCATAATGCTCCACTTCCTGTTCCAAGACAACCAGCTTCGGCAAGGGAGAATAGACATGTTGAATGCCTGAACCACCCATCGCGGTCAAGAGTGGAAAGAGAAAGATTAATAGAATAAAAACATTTCGCCTCGTAAGCGCCCATTCTTTTAGCAGAAAGCTCCAAAACATCTTCATCCCCCCTTATAGCCTAAACCCCTTCTTGAAGGTAATATGCTTGAACAGCAGTACACTACTTGCATATACGAACAGAGCAACGAAGGTTAAAATCATCAACAGATCTGAACCCCCAACAGCTCCCCCTGGTAAATACAAATCATAATAGGCCTGG
The genomic region above belongs to Ammoniphilus sp. CFH 90114 and contains:
- a CDS encoding acyltransferase family protein, whose amino-acid sequence is MANRLYYLDYLRVFLTFLVILHHTAIAYGAGGSWIYVDVDQSELTITSILLTLFTAVNQSFFMGLFFFLSGYFTPGAFDRKGAKMFLKERFIRLGIPLLFYVFFLGPVIYYIAHYRYQFTLLEYYQSHILTFRQIHIGPLWFVEALLIFCFIYSLLRWLSAPRSTRVLPSPAMKTLLFFAIGMGLTAFLVRFIFPVGTGVLGLQFGYFPSYIVLFTAGILAYRGQWLNHLTPSLVKTWWRISLVSIPLLPIVFILTGALEGNLMFEGGANVQSFFYAIWEPFVAFGIILWLLQYFNRAWNQPTPFRTLLGQLAYTVFIIHPAVVVGFSLLLTGVDLLPLMKFVLVGFFSTVTCFIIASILIKLPYAKKIL
- a CDS encoding Cof-type HAD-IIB family hydrolase, whose amino-acid sequence is MPYEIVFFDIDFTLINSEKEIPQDTMEAIRKLKENGTQVAIATGRPPYMFKEIAKKLEIDTFVCINGSLVIHQGQIIRRHIFEKADLAKLEEQASKHGHALSYFALEGSFANQDHHPRILECFEDLRFPSPAYEPNAWREYDMYQALVYCTEEEAHLYQSLDAFRFVRWHEFSMDGIPLGSSKAKGIEVLLDHLGLDRSQAVAFGDGLNDLEMLSYVGMGVAMGNAHEELKAQANYITKSVDQGGVAFGLAHLGLIK
- a CDS encoding ABC transporter permease, with translation MFWSFLLKEWALTRRNVFILLIFLFPLLTAMGGSGIQHVYSPLPKLVVLEQEVEHYDGLKGLEVMVARDDEQMRRWVFDLDHKIGIKDGELVVDGREAVEDVEKMKSLLQGEKVVDVGADRQRLFNKVFAFNLYGTFMVGAMVLLFKLVEERERFTTELQKTQPAHPLIPLLAKVTITAGIVGVDFLLCGWILNVPLKVLPLVFILASGVSLGIVLGLILAFYATNESQALAILKPVVFVGLMGIPALGLFMEGWMHQLALFNPFYWLLLMVNDLYQGEFSGVYFVYSMFFCLVGLGVISRYWYKTLYGIPKVQR
- a CDS encoding GNAT family N-acetyltransferase; protein product: MDTHAVLMRMATEEDLDQIVYMLADDELGKTRERYEQPLPETYRKAFHSIDSDPNNELVVACIGEEVVGVLQITFIPYLTHQGGWRATIEGVRTATSVRGKGVGSQLIRWVIERAKERGCHLLQLTTDKKRENALHFYERLGFKATHEGMKMKLYIT
- a CDS encoding zinc ribbon domain-containing protein YjdM; the protein is MSELPNCPVCNSAYTYDNGSLLVCPECGHEWMPGAAAESSEEGRIIKDANGNVLQDGDTVTVIKDLKVRGSSSVIKIGTRVKNIRLVDGDHDIDCKIDGFGAMKLKSQFVKKV
- a CDS encoding HD-GYP domain-containing protein: MLNLVEQLKQHDLDTYLHSYRVAELSLRISQACEHSKMEQQMVYYGGLLHDIGKLKINTEILSKPGKLTNEEWSLIQQHTVYGFEILRSDFKAQTEILYTVLFHHERMNGLGYPFGINGEHIPVQAQIVAIADSFDAMTNHRSYSKAKTTMEAIEILQADEGYSRLLLDKLVDLYK
- the mgtE gene encoding magnesium transporter: MVTDLTPNEITIQVIKYLKEAKVSDLQVLLDELHPYDIAQIYDTLPDKHRVRFLAHLDTTQLAHMLEELEKEQQHHVLGKLGVEKSFKVLDEMDNDDLAVLLEELSPEKKQAFLSGMKQEESQAVQNLMRYAPETAGRLMTNRFVWVSHHYSVRNVVEKLKEFAEIAETINYLYVIDDKKKLVGVVSYRDLILAEAHEQIKNIMFERVISVTVDTDQEQAARLIQQYDFLAVPVVDQDRVLVGIVTVDDIIDVVIKEATEDIEKLSASGKNIDFDTKATVAASRRLPWLVLLLFLGLIAGTIISTFEETLETVVALAFFIPMIAGMTGNTGTQSLAVVVRGLITRDINRRVVMKLILRELAVGIIIGVTCGVLISIIALVWQGNAVLGLVVGSTLLVTLIIGTLAGTIIPLILFRFKVDPAVASGPLITTLNDVLSLLIYFGIATVFIARLM